Proteins encoded in a region of the candidate division KSB1 bacterium genome:
- a CDS encoding carbohydrate ABC transporter permease, with translation MSCRRDVLFWGGAVVVLVVTLFPFLWGLRTSFAGRLDYQFVPRTWTLEHYRQLLVRPEFFVYLRNSLVVSAGSIAITLVASLLGGYALARFRFRGQGIGVVLMVLPLLPPVAVLVPLIAYFNVLGLYNTLAAVVMANVVFNLPFTVWMLRNFIAANPVETEEAAMLDGCSRLGLLFRVAIPMAAPGMVAVAVFVFINSWNNYLYAFALTSSQHLRVLPQGILSFLGSWGTYWGGLSAAGMIALLPPVTLFFFFQKWFVAGVVGQQLK, from the coding sequence ATGAGTTGCCGGCGCGACGTCCTTTTCTGGGGTGGAGCCGTGGTGGTCCTCGTGGTGACACTGTTTCCTTTCTTGTGGGGACTGCGCACCTCTTTCGCCGGTCGCCTGGACTATCAGTTTGTGCCGCGTACGTGGACCTTGGAGCACTATCGGCAGCTCTTGGTGCGCCCGGAGTTTTTTGTTTACCTGCGTAATAGCCTGGTGGTCTCGGCAGGGTCGATCGCCATCACGCTGGTCGCCTCGCTCCTTGGTGGTTATGCCCTGGCGCGCTTCCGCTTCCGGGGACAAGGGATTGGCGTGGTGCTGATGGTGCTGCCACTTTTGCCCCCGGTTGCGGTGCTGGTGCCGCTCATCGCGTACTTCAACGTCCTCGGCCTTTACAACACCCTGGCGGCGGTCGTCATGGCCAATGTGGTGTTCAATCTTCCGTTCACCGTGTGGATGCTGAGGAACTTTATTGCTGCCAATCCGGTGGAAACAGAAGAGGCCGCGATGCTGGACGGGTGCTCGCGCCTGGGACTGTTGTTCCGGGTTGCCATTCCCATGGCTGCCCCAGGGATGGTTGCGGTGGCGGTGTTTGTCTTTATCAACTCGTGGAACAACTACCTTTACGCGTTTGCCCTCACTTCTTCGCAGCATTTGCGGGTGCTGCCTCAAGGCATCCTCTCCTTCTTGGGGAGCTGGGGGACGTACTGGGGTGGCCTCTCGGCGGCAGGAATGATCGCGTTGCTGCCGCCGGTGACCCTCTTTTTCTTCTTTCAGAAGTGGTTCGTCGCTGGCGTCGTGGGCCAGCAGTTGAAGTGA
- a CDS encoding sugar ABC transporter permease codes for MPGFSPPVPRARRRQLLPYVLLAPTVLLLGAFMVSPVLSGAFLSMFRTALDGTRSFVGAANYRLLLGETRFRSNVTLSLFYVLGNLSLSLPFAYAAALLITRPVRAARVLRGIYLLPWIVAPVVSALLFRSLVDPTFGPLSWLVEKVSGRPHVILTEPPLAMGTIILHSFWRSFPFMMLFLAAGIASIPQELYEAAKVDGGGRWTQFRYLTLPLTKVHLGVVLVVITMWTLQDAETVYAMTEGGPGYSTEVAAVRLFKMSFINFDLNTGATIGVILVVLGVLFMFAYLRLTGGARDLQ; via the coding sequence ATGCCGGGCTTTAGCCCCCCCGTGCCTCGGGCGCGGCGACGACAGCTGCTGCCCTACGTGCTGCTTGCCCCCACTGTGCTCCTTTTGGGGGCGTTCATGGTGTCGCCGGTACTTTCGGGGGCCTTCCTGAGCATGTTCAGGACGGCGCTCGATGGCACCAGGAGTTTCGTGGGAGCAGCCAACTACCGTTTGCTTCTGGGGGAGACCAGATTCCGTTCTAATGTTACCCTTTCGCTTTTCTACGTGCTCGGCAATCTGAGTTTGTCTCTTCCTTTTGCCTACGCCGCGGCCCTGCTCATCACCAGGCCGGTGCGTGCCGCACGCGTGCTGCGGGGCATCTACCTTTTACCGTGGATCGTGGCTCCGGTGGTCAGTGCCCTGCTATTTCGTTCGTTGGTGGACCCGACGTTCGGCCCGCTGAGCTGGCTTGTAGAGAAGGTGAGCGGCCGGCCCCACGTCATCCTGACCGAACCTCCTTTGGCCATGGGCACCATCATTTTGCACAGCTTCTGGCGATCCTTCCCCTTCATGATGCTCTTTCTCGCGGCGGGTATTGCCAGCATTCCGCAAGAGCTTTACGAAGCAGCCAAGGTTGATGGTGGGGGCCGATGGACGCAGTTCCGCTACCTGACCTTGCCACTCACCAAGGTGCACCTGGGCGTGGTGTTGGTAGTCATCACGATGTGGACCTTGCAGGATGCGGAGACCGTGTATGCCATGACCGAGGGAGGGCCAGGGTACAGCACTGAGGTTGCCGCGGTGCGGCTATTCAAAATGTCGTTCATCAATTTTGACCTCAACACCGGCGCGACCATAGGGGTCATCCTGGTTGTCCTCGGGGTGTTATTCATGTTCGCCTATCTGCGCTTGACCGGCGGAGCGAGGGACTTGCAATGA
- a CDS encoding cold shock domain-containing protein has translation MKYGTVKKWDPIRGFGFIVSDDDEDFFVHVNDLDPRVRSGGLEEGQRVAFDVRREVKGDRAINVRVIG, from the coding sequence ATGAAGTACGGAACAGTGAAAAAGTGGGATCCGATCCGGGGCTTTGGCTTCATCGTCTCGGATGACGATGAAGACTTTTTCGTGCATGTGAATGACCTGGATCCGCGTGTGCGGTCGGGAGGGTTGGAGGAAGGTCAGCGGGTGGCTTTCGATGTCCGGCGCGAAGTGAAGGGTGACCGGGCTATCAACGTCCGCGTCATTGGGTAG
- a CDS encoding isochorismatase family protein yields the protein MTREELLRAVPEAGAFPVLPRADRAALLVIDMQEEFRAVAAPIIPKVRTVIDACRTASVPVIYTQHGHTDPVHDGGMLSQWWGELIIKGTPEWEILPEVAPLPDELVVAKSRYSAFYRTSLARTLRHLRIRDLLIAGVMSNLCCETTAREAFVRDFRVFFLADGTATEGEGYHHATLRNLAYGFAYLLTCDEAVGALGGQGAGGAGIT from the coding sequence GTGACCAGGGAGGAATTGCTCCGTGCAGTGCCAGAGGCAGGCGCGTTTCCCGTCCTGCCCCGGGCGGACAGGGCGGCGCTTTTGGTCATCGACATGCAGGAAGAGTTCCGGGCGGTGGCCGCGCCAATCATCCCCAAGGTCCGCACTGTGATTGACGCCTGTCGCACCGCCTCGGTGCCGGTCATCTACACGCAACACGGCCACACCGACCCTGTGCATGATGGCGGCATGTTGAGCCAATGGTGGGGCGAGCTCATCATCAAGGGGACGCCTGAATGGGAGATCTTGCCGGAAGTGGCCCCTCTGCCGGATGAGCTGGTTGTTGCCAAGTCCCGCTATAGTGCATTTTACCGCACGTCCCTGGCGCGGACGCTACGGCATCTGCGCATCCGTGACCTGCTCATCGCTGGTGTCATGAGCAACCTCTGCTGTGAGACGACTGCGCGTGAGGCCTTTGTGCGCGACTTCCGTGTCTTTTTCCTAGCGGATGGCACGGCCACAGAAGGCGAAGGGTACCATCACGCCACTCTCCGCAATTTGGCTTATGGCTTTGCCTATCTGCTCACCTGCGATGAGGCGGTAGGGGCCTTAGGGGGGCAGGGCGCAGGCGGCGCGGGCATTACCTGA